In a genomic window of Temperatibacter marinus:
- a CDS encoding isochorismatase family protein encodes MDLERNAMDMGNMPALLLVDMINGFTNSACSLGSDCPDVVAANAVLLSEFRRLGLPIFYTTVVFHNDDQAKVFRGRIDALNQLTPDSNWVKVDPKLAMQEGEVLIEKQWASSFHQTDLHEQLQACEVDSLVVTGLTTSGCVRATVVDGLQYDYRVFVPREAVGDRNQDAHQANLFDMHAKYADVISLDEAIKHIRRSQGK; translated from the coding sequence ATGGATTTAGAACGCAATGCCATGGATATGGGCAACATGCCTGCCCTTCTTTTGGTAGATATGATCAACGGCTTTACAAATTCAGCATGCTCATTGGGTAGTGATTGCCCGGACGTTGTTGCTGCCAACGCCGTCTTATTATCGGAATTCAGAAGATTAGGCTTGCCAATTTTCTACACGACTGTTGTCTTTCACAACGATGATCAAGCTAAAGTTTTTCGTGGTCGTATAGATGCTCTCAATCAGCTCACTCCCGACAGTAATTGGGTAAAAGTTGACCCAAAACTTGCTATGCAAGAAGGGGAGGTCCTTATTGAAAAACAATGGGCAAGCTCTTTCCATCAAACTGACCTGCATGAACAGCTTCAAGCATGTGAGGTTGATAGCTTAGTAGTAACAGGCCTTACCACATCAGGCTGTGTCAGAGCCACAGTCGTGGACGGTCTTCAATATGATTACCGTGTCTTTGTTCCTAGGGAGGCCGTTGGAGACAGAAATCAAGACGCTCATCAAGCCAATCTTTTTGATATGCACGCAAAATATGCTGATGTTATCTCACTGGATGAAGCCATTAAACACATACGTCGTAGTCAGGGTAAATAA
- a CDS encoding FAD-dependent oxidoreductase — MSQEYPVIIAGAGPSGSVLALSLAKAGVKVLLLEKEAQLPIDLRASTFHPPSLEMIGAMDQDIVDAMIDKGLVADRYQYRDRKTGDCATFNMAQLKDETSYPFRLQLEQYELTYLIAEKLKDYPNVEVRYNHEALRFEQTPETVILFANTPEGEVSLTGSFLIGAEGARSNIRKSSGIAFGGFTYDEKFLVVSTSFAFEDVFDDLSYVNYVADPDEWCVILRTEKIWRVLFPTQGDEDPNYILSDEFIQERLHHLHPREGAYDIGHRTIYNVNQRVAETYYQERMVLIGDACHINNPLGGMGMNGGLHDAFNLAPRLIKIIEGSATHQKEFAQYDRQRRELAVKFVQDHTIANKKLMESTDPDVQTKRQKWLMETAADPVQAKEFLLERAMINCVRDSLKVA, encoded by the coding sequence ATGTCTCAAGAGTATCCCGTTATTATTGCCGGTGCAGGTCCTTCTGGATCTGTCCTCGCTTTATCTCTCGCTAAAGCGGGTGTCAAAGTTCTGCTTCTTGAAAAGGAAGCTCAGTTACCAATTGACCTTCGGGCTTCTACTTTCCATCCACCCTCTTTAGAGATGATCGGCGCCATGGATCAAGACATCGTTGATGCCATGATAGATAAAGGATTAGTGGCTGATCGCTATCAATATCGAGATCGAAAAACGGGCGACTGCGCCACTTTTAATATGGCTCAGCTTAAAGACGAAACCAGCTATCCGTTTCGCCTTCAGTTGGAACAATATGAGTTGACATACCTGATTGCTGAAAAACTCAAAGACTACCCCAATGTCGAGGTGCGCTACAATCATGAGGCGCTTCGCTTTGAGCAAACTCCTGAGACTGTCATCCTTTTTGCTAACACTCCGGAAGGAGAGGTCAGTCTTACAGGATCTTTTCTCATTGGCGCTGAAGGCGCGCGTTCGAACATCCGCAAGAGCTCTGGAATTGCTTTTGGCGGATTTACTTACGATGAAAAATTTCTTGTCGTCAGTACTTCTTTTGCCTTTGAAGATGTCTTTGATGATCTCTCTTATGTGAATTACGTAGCAGACCCTGACGAATGGTGTGTCATTTTACGCACTGAAAAAATTTGGCGGGTCCTCTTCCCTACACAGGGTGACGAAGATCCGAATTACATTCTCTCAGATGAATTTATTCAAGAGAGACTGCACCATCTTCACCCAAGAGAAGGCGCCTATGACATTGGTCATAGAACAATTTACAATGTGAACCAACGCGTGGCTGAAACTTATTATCAGGAACGGATGGTTCTCATTGGGGATGCCTGTCATATCAACAATCCTTTAGGGGGAATGGGGATGAACGGCGGGCTACATGATGCTTTTAATTTGGCTCCGCGTCTCATTAAAATTATCGAAGGAAGCGCGACTCATCAAAAGGAGTTCGCTCAGTATGATCGTCAACGTAGGGAATTGGCGGTTAAATTTGTTCAGGATCATACCATTGCAAATAAAAAACTTATGGAATCTACTGATCCTGATGTTCAAACAAAACGACAAAAGTGGTTGATGGAAACGGCGGCAGACCCTGTTCAAGCCAAAGAATTTCTATTGGAAAGAGCCATGATTAACTGTGTGCGTGACAGTCTCAAGGTTGCTTGA
- a CDS encoding MFS transporter: MTESNTKRFLGLNLNENVSKGNVIALLALSFSTIMLATFIPAVQPYLLDEVLNIPKNDQGAVSGQLLFWGEIVIILTAGFWGALSDKVGRKKVTVVSFILIWLSMVIFAFTKDYWVALLGRLIAAAGLSAASAMIITLMADYIRDDSRGKATGFVGFMNGLGASMAVTVLVKMPQIYEGKGMIATEASLSTYMTMAAIVLVLVFLLGFTVKSGVIKSHDHEEVTSLSQVVVGMKAAKAPGIALAYAASFVARGNLAVVGTFYPLWAAIYGSQVLGMETADALAKGGKVVVISYAASLLFAPIFGIMTDKMNRVNALSVTLLVGVVGYGCTAFVSDPFSVPMMILLVLIGMAEVGCIITSGVLIAEQSPKENRGSVIGVFTLAGAVGILAASVVGGAVFNVMNSGPIVFFGFAALVVLIWSRMLVDKIKIPEMTNS, from the coding sequence ATGACAGAGAGTAACACAAAACGATTTCTCGGACTCAATCTGAATGAGAATGTTTCGAAGGGCAATGTGATTGCGCTACTTGCGTTGAGCTTTAGCACCATCATGCTGGCGACATTCATCCCTGCTGTGCAGCCTTATTTGTTAGATGAAGTGCTTAATATTCCAAAGAATGACCAAGGCGCTGTCAGTGGTCAGCTATTATTTTGGGGCGAAATTGTTATCATTTTGACGGCTGGCTTTTGGGGAGCACTTTCAGATAAGGTTGGCCGAAAGAAAGTGACTGTGGTCTCCTTCATTTTAATATGGCTTTCTATGGTCATATTCGCGTTCACCAAAGATTATTGGGTAGCCCTTTTAGGACGATTAATTGCTGCGGCTGGTCTGTCGGCTGCCTCAGCTATGATTATTACGCTTATGGCGGATTATATTCGCGACGATAGCCGTGGAAAAGCAACCGGCTTCGTTGGCTTTATGAATGGCCTTGGCGCGTCTATGGCAGTGACAGTCCTCGTGAAGATGCCTCAAATTTACGAAGGCAAGGGCATGATTGCAACAGAAGCAAGTTTAAGCACCTATATGACGATGGCGGCAATTGTCCTCGTCTTGGTTTTTCTGCTTGGCTTTACAGTTAAAAGCGGCGTCATCAAAAGTCATGATCATGAAGAAGTCACGTCTTTAAGTCAGGTTGTCGTCGGTATGAAGGCGGCGAAAGCTCCAGGCATTGCTTTGGCCTATGCTGCAAGCTTTGTAGCTCGGGGCAACCTTGCAGTCGTTGGTACATTTTATCCGTTATGGGCCGCGATTTATGGCAGTCAAGTCTTAGGAATGGAAACGGCAGATGCCTTAGCTAAAGGGGGCAAGGTCGTGGTCATATCATATGCAGCTTCACTGTTGTTCGCCCCCATTTTTGGTATTATGACAGATAAAATGAATAGAGTGAATGCACTCTCAGTTACATTGCTCGTGGGAGTGGTTGGTTATGGATGCACGGCTTTTGTATCAGACCCTTTCAGCGTCCCTATGATGATATTGTTAGTGTTGATTGGCATGGCTGAAGTCGGCTGTATTATAACAAGTGGAGTATTAATTGCTGAACAATCACCCAAAGAAAATCGTGGGTCAGTGATCGGCGTGTTCACCCTTGCTGGTGCGGTCGGGATTTTGGCTGCCAGTGTTGTCGGTGGTGCTGTATTTAACGTAATGAATTCTGGCCCTATCGTCTTTTTCGGATTTGCCGCACTTGTCGTGTTGATCTGGTCAAGAATGCTTGTTGATAAAATCAAAATACCTGAAATGACGAATAGTTAA
- a CDS encoding SDR family NAD(P)-dependent oxidoreductase, protein MKSVVITGSTKGIGRGLAENFLKRGCKVLINGRQAEDVDALAASLSERYGADHVAGCPGDITKAKDLQKLWDTCTKTFGQVDIWINNAGMGMQRGPLYEASPSAIKKIVDVNVTGILLANAVVSKQMLAQGYGQIWNMEGFGSGGQMQQGMTAYGATKRAVNYVNGAMQKDLKDTQIQVCTLSPGIVVTELLMGDYDLKSPEWEKAKKIFNILGDKVETVTPYLVDGILKTKKSGAKVAWLTGGKAFARFMTAAFKKRDLFSDQAS, encoded by the coding sequence ATGAAATCTGTCGTCATTACAGGAAGCACCAAAGGGATTGGTCGGGGTCTGGCTGAGAATTTCTTAAAAAGAGGTTGCAAGGTTCTCATAAATGGAAGGCAAGCAGAAGATGTTGATGCCTTGGCAGCTTCTCTTTCAGAACGCTACGGCGCAGATCATGTTGCCGGATGTCCAGGAGATATCACCAAAGCGAAGGATCTCCAAAAGCTATGGGATACATGCACAAAAACATTTGGGCAGGTAGATATTTGGATTAACAATGCTGGCATGGGTATGCAACGCGGGCCTCTCTATGAGGCTTCTCCCAGTGCGATCAAAAAAATTGTTGATGTGAATGTAACTGGCATTCTCTTAGCGAATGCTGTGGTTTCAAAACAGATGCTGGCTCAAGGCTACGGACAAATATGGAATATGGAGGGCTTTGGTAGTGGCGGTCAGATGCAACAAGGCATGACGGCTTACGGAGCAACCAAACGAGCTGTTAATTATGTAAACGGCGCTATGCAAAAAGATCTCAAAGATACTCAAATTCAAGTCTGTACGTTAAGCCCTGGAATCGTCGTGACCGAACTGCTGATGGGAGATTATGACTTAAAGTCTCCAGAATGGGAAAAAGCGAAGAAAATCTTCAATATTCTTGGGGATAAAGTAGAAACAGTGACTCCCTATTTGGTGGACGGCATTCTTAAAACAAAAAAATCCGGCGCGAAGGTGGCATGGCTTACGGGCGGAAAGGCTTTTGCACGCTTTATGACAGCTGCATTTAAGAAAAGAGATCTATTCTCTGATCAGGCATCATAG
- a CDS encoding maleate cis-trans isomerase family protein — translation MTAVQGLEGKMMNKYGYGTDYYGYRKKFVVLVPSTNTAVESEYHLMKPTGVALATRACVIPSIKVTNEEEFVGLVKAIGDATEQGLKDALSCEPDHVIFGYSAETFWDGKERSDREFKRYNDIAQAVGGCNITFGAQAIQDALACYPGVKKIAVISPYMPVGDNMVIKFLEDIGYEVTAIKGHCSPGAVEIAHEPFGKTRELVQAVNSADCDLILQAGTNLHFAELAGSLEAELGKPVLAINTITFWHALRTNGIPDRIKGFGSLLSEH, via the coding sequence ATGACTGCAGTCCAAGGACTGGAGGGAAAAATGATGAATAAATATGGGTATGGGACAGACTATTATGGCTACCGCAAGAAATTTGTTGTGCTCGTGCCAAGCACCAATACAGCTGTGGAAAGTGAATATCACTTGATGAAGCCTACAGGTGTTGCCCTTGCAACAAGAGCCTGTGTTATCCCCTCTATAAAAGTAACCAATGAAGAAGAATTCGTTGGGCTTGTAAAAGCCATTGGGGATGCCACTGAGCAAGGATTGAAAGATGCCCTGAGCTGTGAACCGGATCATGTTATTTTTGGCTATTCAGCAGAAACATTCTGGGACGGTAAAGAACGGTCAGACCGAGAATTTAAACGCTATAATGATATTGCCCAAGCTGTGGGCGGATGCAACATCACCTTTGGGGCTCAAGCCATTCAAGATGCTTTAGCCTGCTATCCTGGTGTAAAGAAAATTGCTGTCATTTCACCATACATGCCTGTCGGCGATAATATGGTTATAAAGTTTTTAGAAGATATCGGCTATGAAGTCACTGCAATCAAGGGCCATTGTTCCCCGGGTGCCGTTGAAATTGCTCACGAGCCTTTTGGCAAAACCCGTGAATTGGTGCAAGCAGTGAATAGCGCTGACTGTGATTTGATATTACAGGCTGGAACGAATTTACACTTCGCAGAATTAGCAGGCTCCTTGGAAGCCGAACTGGGAAAACCAGTTCTCGCCATCAATACAATCACTTTTTGGCATGCATTAAGGACCAATGGCATCCCAGATCGCATTAAAGGGTTTGGGTCTCTATTATCTGAACATTAA
- a CDS encoding aromatic ring-hydroxylating dioxygenase subunit alpha — MLVNLWYVAEWSKNVKNDPVKVQILGQKLVLFRDSEGKIACLADICLHRGGSLGNGWCKDGNVACPYHGWEYNTEGECVHIPSEGPEAKISKRFKVDRYDAEERYGMIWVFMGDLPEEERFPIPPFPEYDQKEYWREVTTEYTWKAEASRVVENGIDLAHASFVHPTFGYQDTAGDNSIDHVEINEWWGTSTNTNYPPQLKGDLGFRRFIRKDKQPTRTHPTWYLPGMIVRMQIDLREGWTIIMFDANTPIDEHTTRTFAIQLRSFMKWPMFDKGSKKRLEKILHEDAAIVEESQPYYLPETLANELSVGDDKFMNSFRKARRILIEEKGWQIDLKKRDTEKGRTVMTIPSPARKKAEAGGIKWVFEKMPTVGPVSNKKSENRMSQNSSNNSA; from the coding sequence ATGTTGGTTAATCTTTGGTATGTGGCTGAATGGTCAAAAAATGTGAAGAATGACCCTGTAAAGGTCCAAATATTGGGGCAAAAATTAGTTCTTTTTAGAGATTCTGAAGGAAAAATTGCCTGCCTCGCTGACATTTGTCTTCATCGCGGCGGATCCCTCGGGAATGGGTGGTGCAAAGACGGAAACGTTGCTTGTCCTTATCATGGCTGGGAATATAACACAGAAGGAGAATGCGTTCATATTCCCTCTGAAGGACCTGAGGCCAAAATTTCTAAACGATTCAAAGTAGACAGATATGATGCAGAAGAGCGCTATGGGATGATTTGGGTCTTCATGGGGGACTTGCCAGAAGAAGAACGCTTTCCAATTCCGCCCTTCCCTGAGTATGACCAGAAGGAGTATTGGCGCGAAGTTACAACAGAATATACATGGAAGGCAGAAGCCTCTCGGGTCGTTGAAAATGGCATTGATCTAGCGCATGCTTCCTTTGTCCACCCTACTTTTGGTTACCAAGACACAGCAGGGGATAACAGTATTGACCATGTAGAAATTAATGAGTGGTGGGGCACCTCAACCAATACAAATTACCCCCCTCAATTAAAAGGAGACTTGGGTTTTAGACGGTTCATTCGCAAGGATAAACAACCAACCCGTACCCATCCAACTTGGTATCTCCCGGGGATGATTGTGCGTATGCAAATTGACCTTCGTGAAGGCTGGACCATCATTATGTTTGATGCCAATACACCCATTGATGAGCACACAACCAGAACCTTTGCTATTCAACTGCGCAGCTTCATGAAATGGCCTATGTTTGACAAAGGGTCAAAGAAACGGCTAGAAAAAATCCTTCATGAAGACGCTGCCATCGTTGAAGAATCCCAGCCTTATTACTTACCTGAAACACTGGCCAATGAATTGTCTGTTGGGGATGATAAATTTATGAATAGTTTCAGAAAAGCACGGCGTATATTGATCGAAGAAAAGGGCTGGCAGATCGACCTGAAAAAGCGAGATACTGAGAAAGGTCGGACCGTCATGACCATACCCTCCCCAGCGAGAAAGAAAGCAGAGGCGGGGGGAATCAAGTGGGTTTTTGAAAAAATGCCTACCGTAGGGCCTGTCTCCAACAAAAAATCAGAAAATAGAATGTCGCAGAACTCGTCAAATAACTCAGCGTGA
- a CDS encoding nitrilase-related carbon-nitrogen hydrolase — MSEQNTVRVAAAQFAVGADIKANLASCLKAIDDAAKINPDLLVLPEFANHLSWYNDKQHCWDVSADMDDDFLSAIARKARDVGFYVVVNVTLRRDSETVTGTSLLFDGEGNLIADNDKQIYIGHENDFLRKALCEGPIVKTSLGRLGLYACMDGVINETPRSLGLRGGQILLNSLNSFASDEGSLHIPVRAAENKVFVVAANKVGPLVPPEMVGPISQATGIPEKFLDGAGESQIVAPDGTVLARASLTGEEVVYADIRPSDADNKTRPDGTDIFASRRPELYCFISEDPAQQPIPSYDGAADAKAAVISADSLDEVVSALKEVSGSTEIITLPGLLGVTSLEDLHAAKSESDKTIQAIQSACGSSLVATSIVASHGSGFQHQAVLIDRSGIILRQGQIHSAERFKWSALADDVESHQASFGKIALITSDDSLYPEHARRLALMGIEVACVPLIPLEAWELNTGLLERSAENRINYLVATAPTDLGVSFITSLQKDFTVMTEWQDRPFDGLLSQPIWTKAKGKTCTATIHPAAAENKVVSQGTDMMRGRPWHVSQAITAT; from the coding sequence TTGTCAGAGCAAAATACAGTGAGAGTCGCAGCTGCGCAATTTGCCGTTGGTGCAGATATTAAAGCCAATCTAGCAAGCTGCCTGAAGGCCATTGATGATGCCGCTAAAATTAATCCAGATTTACTGGTTCTACCTGAGTTCGCCAATCATCTTTCTTGGTATAATGACAAACAACACTGTTGGGATGTCTCTGCAGATATGGATGACGATTTTCTCTCAGCCATTGCCCGCAAGGCACGTGACGTAGGTTTTTATGTTGTGGTGAATGTCACACTGAGACGCGACAGCGAAACTGTGACAGGCACTTCTCTTCTTTTTGATGGAGAGGGCAACCTTATTGCTGATAATGATAAACAAATATACATTGGCCACGAAAATGACTTCTTACGCAAGGCGCTCTGCGAAGGGCCAATTGTAAAGACTTCTCTTGGACGTCTGGGGCTTTATGCGTGTATGGACGGGGTGATCAATGAAACACCCAGAAGTTTAGGGCTCAGGGGCGGGCAAATTCTATTGAACAGTTTAAACAGCTTTGCCAGTGACGAAGGTTCTCTGCATATTCCTGTAAGGGCAGCAGAAAATAAGGTCTTTGTCGTAGCCGCCAATAAAGTTGGTCCGCTTGTGCCCCCAGAGATGGTTGGTCCCATTTCTCAAGCAACAGGTATTCCAGAAAAATTTCTAGACGGCGCTGGTGAAAGTCAAATCGTTGCACCGGACGGGACCGTCCTTGCTAGGGCGTCTCTCACAGGCGAAGAGGTTGTGTATGCAGACATTCGCCCAAGCGACGCAGACAATAAAACTCGTCCAGACGGTACAGATATTTTTGCATCGCGTCGACCTGAGCTTTATTGTTTTATTAGCGAGGATCCTGCACAGCAACCTATACCATCCTATGACGGTGCCGCTGATGCTAAAGCAGCGGTCATATCCGCAGACTCCCTTGACGAAGTTGTTTCTGCGCTCAAGGAAGTGAGTGGCTCAACGGAGATTATCACTCTTCCTGGGCTTCTCGGCGTTACCTCTCTAGAAGATTTGCATGCGGCAAAGTCTGAGAGTGATAAGACTATCCAGGCTATCCAATCAGCTTGCGGATCAAGTCTCGTGGCCACGTCAATTGTTGCGTCTCATGGCAGTGGATTTCAACATCAGGCCGTTCTTATAGATCGGTCAGGTATTATTCTTAGACAAGGTCAAATTCATAGCGCCGAGCGTTTTAAATGGTCTGCCCTCGCTGATGATGTTGAGAGTCATCAAGCATCCTTTGGCAAGATCGCTCTGATCACAAGTGATGACAGCCTCTATCCTGAGCATGCTCGTCGTCTTGCCCTAATGGGGATAGAAGTGGCCTGTGTTCCCTTAATTCCCCTTGAAGCATGGGAGCTAAATACAGGATTGCTAGAACGGTCTGCGGAAAATAGGATTAACTATCTTGTGGCCACTGCACCAACAGATTTGGGCGTAAGTTTCATTACCAGTTTGCAAAAAGATTTCACTGTAATGACCGAATGGCAGGACAGGCCTTTTGATGGGCTCTTATCGCAGCCAATATGGACAAAAGCTAAAGGAAAAACTTGTACTGCCACCATTCATCCTGCTGCTGCAGAAAATAAAGTTGTATCGCAAGGGACTGACATGATGCGCGGTCGCCCATGGCATGTTTCTCAAGCAATAACAGCCACATAA
- a CDS encoding aldehyde dehydrogenase family protein: MTVRTFGHIIGGEEIAAQSGKTFDVLSPSTQAVIGVCADGASEDIDAAVSSARAGFKIWSDLAPKDREACLLKAADLVEKEGVERFLNTLMHESGSVLNKARGEIAYTVDLLRTAAGEVRRLYGETFPNDNPDRMSLVIREPLGVVAVVSPYNAPLALLVKMAAFPLAAGNSVVIKPSEETPMIALAFVRLLLDAGLPKNAVNIVTGFGLGTGKPLVEHEDIDAIALTGSTQTGIAVGAAGMQKMRRMQLELGGKSALIILKDSDPHKAAKIAAQGIFTHAGQICMANSRILVEQEILKDFLVAFKAEAENLPIGDVESEKSFYGPLINQAAVSKVQAHVDSAVAKGATLLTGGQLLEGLVYQPTILLETPRNCDAWREESFAPMCSVIGVSSLDHAIEEANDSPFGLSAAVLTQNISRGMRAAKEIKAGSVHIGMHAFQSNALAPIGGFGMSGIGKSGGRYSTEEFTEQKWISIEVNE, from the coding sequence ATGACGGTGCGAACATTTGGTCATATCATTGGAGGCGAAGAAATTGCTGCACAGAGCGGCAAGACATTTGACGTTTTATCTCCGTCAACGCAGGCTGTTATTGGTGTGTGTGCGGACGGGGCATCAGAAGACATAGATGCTGCCGTCTCTTCCGCGCGTGCTGGCTTTAAAATATGGTCAGATCTTGCGCCAAAAGACCGAGAAGCCTGCCTCTTAAAAGCAGCAGATCTGGTGGAAAAAGAAGGAGTGGAACGTTTCTTAAATACTCTTATGCATGAGAGTGGTTCTGTCCTTAATAAGGCACGCGGTGAAATTGCATATACAGTGGATCTCTTAAGAACGGCTGCTGGTGAAGTCCGCCGTCTCTATGGAGAAACTTTTCCCAACGATAATCCAGACAGAATGTCGCTTGTCATTCGGGAACCGTTGGGGGTGGTTGCTGTGGTTTCGCCCTATAATGCCCCTTTAGCTTTGCTGGTTAAAATGGCCGCCTTTCCTCTCGCTGCAGGGAATAGCGTTGTGATTAAGCCTTCTGAAGAAACGCCAATGATTGCTCTGGCTTTTGTCAGACTGCTCTTGGATGCAGGTTTGCCCAAAAATGCGGTCAACATTGTCACTGGCTTTGGTCTGGGAACAGGAAAACCACTTGTCGAGCACGAAGATATTGACGCTATTGCTCTCACTGGCTCAACGCAAACAGGTATTGCAGTTGGTGCAGCAGGCATGCAGAAAATGCGGCGGATGCAGCTCGAGCTTGGCGGTAAAAGCGCACTGATCATTTTAAAGGATAGCGACCCGCACAAAGCCGCAAAAATTGCTGCTCAAGGGATTTTCACCCATGCGGGTCAAATCTGCATGGCCAACAGTCGTATCCTTGTTGAGCAAGAAATCCTCAAAGACTTTCTTGTTGCTTTTAAAGCCGAAGCCGAAAACTTACCTATTGGCGACGTGGAAAGTGAAAAAAGTTTTTACGGCCCTTTAATAAATCAAGCCGCAGTCTCAAAAGTCCAAGCCCATGTTGACAGTGCCGTTGCAAAGGGAGCGACTTTATTAACAGGAGGCCAACTCTTAGAGGGTTTAGTCTATCAACCCACCATTCTTCTAGAAACACCAAGAAACTGTGATGCTTGGCGCGAAGAAAGTTTTGCACCTATGTGCAGTGTTATCGGAGTGAGCTCCTTAGATCATGCGATTGAAGAAGCTAATGATAGTCCTTTTGGATTAAGTGCTGCAGTTCTGACTCAGAATATCAGTCGCGGGATGCGAGCGGCTAAAGAGATTAAAGCAGGCTCTGTGCATATTGGGATGCATGCATTTCAAAGCAATGCTCTTGCTCCCATTGGTGGATTCGGTATGTCAGGCATTGGTAAATCTGGCGGACGCTATAGCACCGAAGAATTCACAGAGCAAAAGTGGATTAGTATCGAGGTAAATGAGTAA
- a CDS encoding acyl-CoA dehydrogenase family protein, giving the protein MTERADTKYTGEFFVEGMTDAEKQRAAAVDSVLPALKAAAAEVDREGAFHRPHVKTLSDAGLMGLIVPKSHGGMGGGLRDLAAATYALGTACPSTALAFFFHCSSASRGLLALEALENGFFDASEKEAVQAFADKVLNTMGHEKKWLANFASESVKSEKAAITISTKAKKIDGGYLLNGVKSFGCATGVADQYLVTASLEGNDTGAGLCTFFIDPKATGVSERQKWDAIGMRGTATHGIILEDVIVSDENALAIPGAFVKCMQMSRGSFVGNQLAGIAVYLGAGKAIYDASLHNLKTFTFGDTGKPIGHAPFQQELIGKMMVELETATIWLRRQLELEAAEVPLLPKHEVVQRWRLCKGVVAESAFKLATYALKTSGTSGTGFSAPMARGLRDMAMALVQAFPIERGRLMAAQMEMDGAEQSQFGVSKK; this is encoded by the coding sequence ATGACAGAGAGAGCAGACACAAAATATACTGGCGAATTCTTCGTTGAAGGTATGACCGACGCTGAAAAGCAGAGAGCGGCAGCTGTCGACTCGGTCTTGCCCGCTCTGAAGGCAGCTGCCGCTGAAGTTGACCGCGAAGGAGCCTTTCACCGTCCTCATGTAAAAACGCTCAGTGATGCTGGTCTAATGGGATTAATCGTCCCTAAAAGTCATGGAGGGATGGGTGGCGGACTTCGTGATTTAGCAGCGGCGACCTATGCCCTTGGCACAGCCTGCCCTTCAACTGCACTTGCCTTCTTTTTCCATTGTAGTTCTGCATCGCGGGGACTGTTGGCCTTAGAGGCACTTGAAAATGGCTTTTTTGATGCTTCAGAAAAAGAGGCTGTTCAAGCTTTTGCGGATAAAGTGTTGAACACAATGGGTCATGAGAAAAAGTGGCTAGCCAATTTTGCCTCAGAAAGTGTGAAGTCTGAAAAGGCGGCAATTACCATCAGTACCAAAGCCAAAAAAATAGACGGTGGTTATCTCTTAAACGGCGTTAAATCTTTCGGCTGTGCAACCGGTGTCGCTGATCAATATTTAGTAACCGCCTCCCTAGAAGGAAATGACACAGGGGCTGGACTTTGTACCTTCTTTATCGACCCAAAGGCCACAGGTGTATCAGAGCGTCAAAAGTGGGATGCCATTGGAATGCGCGGTACAGCAACACACGGTATCATCCTTGAAGATGTTATTGTTTCAGATGAGAATGCTCTGGCAATCCCAGGTGCTTTTGTCAAATGCATGCAAATGAGTCGAGGAAGTTTTGTTGGAAACCAGTTAGCAGGCATTGCTGTCTATCTTGGTGCAGGTAAGGCAATTTATGATGCCTCTCTGCATAATCTAAAAACTTTTACTTTTGGTGATACAGGGAAACCAATCGGTCACGCCCCTTTTCAGCAAGAACTTATTGGGAAAATGATGGTCGAGCTTGAAACAGCGACCATTTGGTTGCGCCGTCAATTGGAATTAGAAGCCGCTGAAGTGCCTCTTTTGCCAAAACATGAGGTGGTGCAACGTTGGCGCCTTTGTAAAGGAGTTGTTGCTGAAAGTGCCTTCAAGCTTGCTACCTATGCCTTAAAGACCAGCGGGACATCGGGCACAGGATTTTCTGCCCCTATGGCGCGCGGTCTTCGTGACATGGCTATGGCACTTGTCCAAGCCTTCCCTATTGAAAGAGGGCGTCTCATGGCAGCTCAAATGGAAATGGATGGGGCCGAACAGAGTCAATTTGGGGTCTCAAAAAAGTAA